CTTTTTAACTCTAAATTACCCTAGCTCACTTAATATCCTTTTTAATAGTACCTcataagatatattttttttcatttaataaaaagagaaaagtaAGGAAAGCAAAATAAAGGTTAGATTCCAGATTCTTgatcaaataaaaatgaaaattgacCAAGACTTGAATATAGACTTTCTTGAAAGTAGTATTCACTTTCATCAAGTCTTTATAAATGGCCACTTCGATAGTGAAGTCTTTTATTACGCAATTACTTATAGTATACTTTTATATACCCTCAATTTCCTCGCACTTTCCTTCCATCCCAAgaccaaaaaaattaattcaactACTTTCACTTTGTCCTTTATAAATACCACCTTACCCAATCCTTCTCTTCATtcctttcataaaaaaaatgatcacttctttaaaacaaaaatataagagagaagaaaattaaaattagacTCCATAGACACAAGTATGGGAAACAAGACTTTTTCTATTGACCTTAACACAAACCCCTTGTTGCACAACATCAATAGAAGTCTGATACCGGTAAGTAGAAGAACTATATTTCAATTCTTTcataaatatgaatatatatatatattattatttttaatttctgatggaatagttttatttattaatgtggtTGTTGTTTTGAAAATACGCCAGATTATCTGTTATAACATGTAAATGGTGATTGATAGTATAAAAGTTTCTTACATTGTTcttgtatatatatgattttaaagttgtAGCTTGATTTTTATGCAGCATGAGACGTTGGATGAAGAATTGATTAGGATAAGAGAGGAGAACAAGAAACTAGCAACAATGCTAACAACTTTGTGTGAGAACTACAATTCTTTGCAAACTCATATAATTGAGTTGCAACAAAAATACTCCACTCATAATGAAGAGGACAATTCCAAATTGTTATTGTCAAGGAAAAGAAAGGCTGAAGAAGAGTGTTGTGtgaataattttgaagaagcaTCACCAAAGAGGCCAAGGGAAATCACAACCAATATTTCAACTGTTTGTGTTAAAACTAATCCCTCCGATCAAACCTCAGTAAGTTCAAAAGATTCCTCAATTGTGTACAGTCAAATCTCTCTATAACAATCATTCTATATAATAATATCTTActataacaacaaaaaaatatctGATCAAACAATATTGTTATAGAGattatattttcaaagcataCGAAAAGTATAAGTTGACTTTAAAATAAACAGttccaaaagttggaaagagtATCACATAAATAAGGACAACTAGTACAACAATTCAAGTATAACtctagtaatttttttttatttttttttacgtaTTTTAAAGTATTGTTCTTTTcttaatactattttttttcttgctcTGGTTTATACAGGTGGTGAAAGATGGATATAACTGGAGAAAATATGGTCAAAAAGTGACTAGAGATAACCCTTCTCCAAGAGCATACTATAAGTGTTCATTTGCACCAACATGCCCAGTCAAGAAAAAGGTCACTTTACCTCTTCCATCTATTCATTTTAGCTATCGTGTTCACTAAAAATAACTGATCTAAAATagttgttatttttaaaaatcaaaatataataaattatttgatgTCACTTTTTATCCTTATTCAATCAATGGGGAGATATATTAATATAGTGAAAAAAAGAGTAATACagtattaataaataaaaatagtttatttaaatTACCTTTTtagttataaaattttaaaaagcgTACAAATAAAGATATAACAAGTAAAATGTACTAGAAGGAGTTGATGTTTAGAAAATGATGTGTTTACTTTGATAATATTCCCACCTAACATAGACTATAGAAGTCAAATAATATTACTACTATACTATTTTGTTTTGTCTAAATGGAACTCAATTTATAGGTACAAAGAAGTGTTAAAGATCCATCAATTTTAGTAGCTACATATGAGGGAGAGCACAACCATCCTCAACCATCCCAAGCTGAAATAAAGATGCCATTAGTTAACCAAGATGTTATAACAGATCCAAAAATTTTGAACAAATTCATGGAAGACATCAACACAAATTCACTGCAGCAACATTTAGTCGAAAAAATGGCGTCTTCCTTATCCAAGAATCCTAGTTTCGCAGCTACAGTTGCTACAGCCATCTCAGGATTACTTTTTTGAATATGATTTAGCTTTCAAATGATGCAAAAATTACAGTTACTCAAATGGTTTATGTTGAGAGGATAAAATGGTCATTGTACTATTGGAGGTTAATTAGTTAGTAAATAAATTAACATACTAGTTGTAGTTTTTAGTTAGCTGTTGAGATTTAGTTACATACTGTATTCATGTATAGAAAAATCACGCGGTATGTACTTTGTTTTTGCTCTCTTGGTATTTCTTTTGTAAGTTAATTTTAAGAATTTAACTTGGTATGAGAGTCA
The genomic region above belongs to Solanum dulcamara chromosome 5, daSolDulc1.2, whole genome shotgun sequence and contains:
- the LOC129889361 gene encoding probable WRKY transcription factor 40 — encoded protein: MGNKTFSIDLNTNPLLHNINRSLIPHETLDEELIRIREENKKLATMLTTLCENYNSLQTHIIELQQKYSTHNEEDNSKLLLSRKRKAEEECCVNNFEEASPKRPREITTNISTVCVKTNPSDQTSVVKDGYNWRKYGQKVTRDNPSPRAYYKCSFAPTCPVKKKVQRSVKDPSILVATYEGEHNHPQPSQAEIKMPLVNQDVITDPKILNKFMEDINTNSLQQHLVEKMASSLSKNPSFAATVATAISGLLF